One genomic region from Anopheles bellator chromosome 2, idAnoBellAS_SP24_06.2, whole genome shotgun sequence encodes:
- the LOC131209413 gene encoding protein fork head codes for MQKLYPESAINVSSGSMVAVGGNMSPMASTYSSMNPMAGMAVGGMTSVSPQSAGFGASVLGSPGMGGMGAAMNSMSGNCLTSTPIGYSSMGSPISNMGSCMGGNGMSSMAAMSAGYSSVAGSREVLGDPGSPNSAALQRARTEKPAATYRRNYTHAKPPYSYISLITMAIQNNPHKMLTLAEIYQFIMDLFPFYRQNQQRWQNSIRHSLSFNDCFVKVPRTPDKPGKGSFWTLHPDSGNMFENGCYLRRQKRFKDEKKEVLRSLHKSPAHGGSLDAVNSPDKKDPNEDHHHSHHHSHHHHRGAGEHVKLGTGDTHGGGGGGGGGMLNSGGGHHHGKDADALAMLHATADLCLAQQAQHTQHGGPTHHHPTHHHHHHHHAAHQQLQQEELTAMVNRCHPSLLGDYHSAMHLKQEPAGYTPSSHPFSITRLLPTESKADIKMYEMSQYAGYNGLSPLPNSHAAAAALGQDSYYHQSLGYHHASTGTTSL; via the coding sequence ATGCAGAAACTATATCCGGAGAGTGCGATCAACGTGAGCAGTGGCAGCATGGTGGCGGTCGGCGGCAACATGAGCCCGATGGCGTCCACGTACAGCAGCATGAACCCGATGGCGGGGATGGCGGTCGGCGGCATGACATCCGTGTCGCCCCAGAGCGCCGGCTTCGGAGCGTCCGTCCTGGGCAGCCCGGGCATGGGCGGGATGGGGGCGGCCATGAACAGTATGTCCGGGAACTGCCTGACGTCGACGCCGATCGGGTACAGCTCGATGGGTTCGCCGATCAGCAACATGGGCTCGTGTATGGGCGGCAACGGCATGAGCTCGATGGCGGCCATGTCGGCCGGGTACTCGAGCGTGGCCGGCAGCCGCGAGGTCCTGGGCGATCCCGGCTCCCCGAACTCGGCCGCCCTGCAGCGGGCACGGACGGAGAAGCCGGCGGCCACGTACCGGCGGAACTATACGCACGCGAAGCCCCCCTACTCGTACATCTCGCTCATCACGATGGCGATCCAGAACAACCCGCACAAGATGCTGACGCTGGCCGAGATCTACCAGTTCATCATGGACCTGTTCCCGTTCTACCGGCAGAaccagcagcggtggcagaACTCGATCCGCCACTCGCTCAGCTTCAACGACTGCTTCGTGAAGGTGCCCCGCACGCCCGACAAGCCCGGCAAGGGCTCGTTCTGGACGCTCCACCCGGACTCGGGCAACATGTTCGAGAACGGGTGCTACCTGCGGCGCCAGAAGCGGTTCAAGGACGAGAAGAAGGAGGTGCTCCGGTCGCTCCACAAGAGTCCGGCGCACGGCGGCAGTCTCGATGCGGTCAACAGCCCGGACAAGAAGGATCCGAACGAGGATCACCATCACAGTCACCACCAcagtcaccatcatcaccggggTGCCGGGGAGCACGTGAAGCTGGGCACTGGCGACACCCATGGgggcggtggaggtggcggtggcggcatgCTGAACAGTGGTGGCGGGCACCACCATGGCAAGGATGCGGACGCGTTGGCGATGTTGCACGCGACGGCGGATCTGTGCCTGGCGCAGCAGGCtcagcacacgcagcacggAGGGCcgacgcaccaccacccgacgcaccaccaccaccaccaccaccacgcggcccaccagcagctgcagcaggagGAGCTGACGGCGATGGTGAACCGGTGCCACCCGTCGCTGCTCGGCGACTACCACTCGGCGATGCACCTGAAGCAGGAGCCGGCCGGATATACGCCCTCTAGTCACCCGTTCTCGATCACGCGCCTCCTGCCGACGGAGTCGAAGGCGGACATCAAGATGTACGAGATGAGCCAGTACGCCGGCTACAACGGGCTCAGCCCGCTCCCGAACTCGCacgcagcggccgccgccctCGGCCAGGACTCGTACTACCACCAGAGCCTCGGCTACCACCACGCGTCGACCGGCACGACCAGCTTGTGA